A window of the Brassica napus cultivar Da-Ae chromosome A2, Da-Ae, whole genome shotgun sequence genome harbors these coding sequences:
- the LOC106384128 gene encoding protein NRT1/ PTR FAMILY 6.1 — translation MVVSEIKSPLTPGGCSSSSVHRKELSVFFLESDNRRLALGRGYTGGTTPVNIHGKPIANLSKTGGWIAALFIFGNEMAERMAYFGLSVNMVAFMFYVMHRPFESSSNAVNNFLGISQASSVLGGFLADAYLGRYWTIAIFTTMYLLGLIGITLGASLKMFVPDQSNCDQLSLLLGNCQPAKSWQMLYLYTVLYITGFGAAGIRPCVSSFGADQFDEKSKEYKTHLDRFFNFFYLSVTLGAIIAFTLVVYVQMEHGWGMAFGTLAIAMAISNALFFAGTPLYRHRLPGGSPLTRVAQVLVAAFRKRGAAFTSSEFIGLYEVPGLKSAINGSRKIPHTEDFRWLDKAALQLKEDGLEPSPWKLCTVTQVEEVKILIRLIPIPACTVMLSLVLTEYLTLSVQQAYTLNTHIQHLKLPVTCMPVFPGLSIFLILSLYYSVFVPITRRITGNPHGASQLQRVGIGLAVSIISVAWAGLFENYRRHYAIQHGFEFNFLTQMPDLTAYWLLIQYCLIGIAEVFCIVGLLEFLYEEAPDAMKSIGSAYAALAGGLGCFAATILNNIVKAATRNSDGNSWLSQNINTGRFDCLYWLLTLLSLLNFCVFLWSAHRYKYRAVETEEDKSRTYL, via the exons ATGGTTGTATCAGAGATTAAATCCCCGTTGACGCCAGGAGGTTGTTCAAGCTCTTCAGTGCATAGGAAGGAGTTGAGTGTGTTCTTCTTGGAATCAGATAACAGACGTCTTGCTCTTGGCCGTGGCTATACTGGTGGCACCACTCCTGTTAACATCCATGGCAAACCCATCGCTAATCTTTCTAAAACCGGTGGTTGGATCGCTGCTCTCTTCATTTTTG GAAATGAAATGGCAGAGAGAATGGCGTACTTTGGATTATCAGTCAACATGGTGGCCTTTATGTTCTACGTGATGCATAGACCTTTTGAGAGTTCTTCAAACGCAGTCAACAACTTCCTTGGCATCTCTCAGGCCTCTTCTGTTCTTGGAGGCTTCTTGGCTGATGCATACTTGGGCCGGTACTGGACCATTGCCATTTTCACTACCATGTATCTTCTG GGGTTGATAGGGATAACACTGGGGGCAAGTTTGAAGATGTTTGTACCAGACCAAAGCAACTGTGACCAGTTATCATTGCTCTTAGGAAACTGCCAACCAGCTAAATCTTGGCAGATGCTTTACCTCTACACGGTTCTTTACATAACCGGATTCGGTGCTGCTGGTATTAGGCCATGTGTTTCCTCATTTGGTGCAGACCAGTTTGATGAGAAGAGCAAAGAGTATAAGACGCATTTGGACCGGTTCTTCAACTTCTTCTATTTGTCGGTCACTCTAGGTGCAATCATTGCCTTCACTTTGGTAGTGTATGTTCAGATGGAACATGGTTGGGGTATGGCTTTTGGCACATTGGCAATAGCTATGGCTATTTCTAATGCTTTGTTCTTTGCTGGCACACCGCTTTACCGCCATAGGTTGCCTGGTGGTAGTCCCTTGACAAGGGTTGCTCAGGTGCTAGTTGCTGCTTTTCGCAAACGAGGTGCAGCTTTTACAAGCAGCGAGTTTATCGGTCTGTACGAGGTTCCAGGCTTGAAGTCTGCTATAAATGGTAGTCGTAAAATCCCTCATACAGAAGATTTCAG ATGGCTAGACAAGGCGGCGCTTCAGCTGAAAGAAGATGGATTAGAGCCTTCTCCATGGAAGCTATGCACAGTAACACAAGTGGAGGAAGTGAAGATTTTGATAAGACTGATTCCAATCCCAGCGTGTACTGTAATGCTCAGTCTGGTCCTGACAGAGTATCTAACACTCTCAGTGCAACAAGCTTATACACTCAACACACACATTCAACACCTCAAGCTACCGGTGACATGCATGCCTGTCTTCCCAGGACTCAGCATTTTCCTCATTCTCTCCCTTTATTACTCTGTCTTCGTCCCTATCACCAGAAGAATCACTGGCAATCCCCATGGTGCTTCCCAGCTTCAAAGG GTGGGGATAGGGCTAGCAGTTTCAATCATATCAGTAGCTTGGGCTGGACTATTCGAGAACTACAGGAGACATTACGCGATACAACATGGTTTCGAGTTTAACTTCTTGACCCAAATGCCTGATCTAACAGCATACTGGTTGTTAATCCAGTACTGTCTCATCGGAATCGCAGAGGTTTTCTGCATCGTAGGGCTACTGGAGTTTCTCTACGAGGAAGCACCTGATGCTATGAAGAGTATTGGTTCAGCTTACGCTGCGCTAGCCGGAGGGTTAGGGTGTTTTGCTGCCACCATCTTGAACAACATCGTGAAGGCTGCGACTAGGAACTCAGATGGAAACTCGTGGCTGTCGCAGAACATAAACACAGGGAGATTCGACTGTTTGTACTGGCTCCTCACGCTTCTGAGCCTTTTGAATTTCTGTGTTTTCCTTTGGTCAGCTCATAGGTACAAGTACAGAGCTGTTGAAACTGAGGAAGATAAGAGTAGAACGTATCTATAA